CATATGAAATgagccaagatatcaggaagagaattTTGGAACCTTCACCAGTCTGGTTCACTTTTGGGGGACAATCTCCAGAGGCCTGACGCCGTCACGTTCATCTGCTCAAATAATTATGTAGAAGTAAAAACGGCGTGGGAGTGTCCAGCCACAAAGTGCAAAATGTCAACTTCAGAGCAAAAGCAGAAGATGTTATGAAGCATCTGGCTGAAGATGAAATGTGAAACAAGTCCTGGACTTAAACAGGAAGAAGCCTATACTTTTCACAATATGCTTCACAAAATACATGGCGTCATGATTGTGTGGAAATATTGAACCAACGACATCaaccaggaagttaaagcttaGGTAAAAATCGGTCTTCTGAATGGACACCCTAGACCAGGGATCCCACCAGGTAGCCTCCAGAACCATGTGTGGTGGCCATGAGCCTGTTAAACTAATGgcacaaaagcattaaaaacatgtttatattacattaaGTTAAGttgagctctgactctttagttcaaaggtcaggACAGGTAGCCTCTTGTATGATACAGTACCCAAAAATTTTGGTGATCCCTGACCTGGGCATACTGCCAGGTTCGTTAAAACGTGGCTTAAGcggcaaaaaaaaagtcatagttTTGGAACAACCTCCAGAAAGCAATTGTTTTAGTCCCACAGAATATTTGTTTCTGAGCTGAAAAGGTGCTCCACAACCTCGACTGTTACAGCGGTTCTGTCAGCAGGAATGGGCCCAACTATTGTGAGAAACTTGGGGAAAGGTTTGACCCAAtgcataacatttaaaaaaaaaaagtaattccaCCAAATACTAAAGAACAAGATGTAAATTTGAACTAATAAAGgttctttaaagaaaatctcCTGTTTAGTCTGATTTCATGTCAGtgagggggaaaatgtgtctttttctatacagtttatgtaaatatcttttcttttttttttttttttgaaaaatatactttaattGACAACGGCCGTGTTCTCTGGTGCTCCCCTCACAGCCGCCGACTCCGGGCAGATCTCTGAAGAAACGTGGAACTTCCTCTACTCCATCTACGGCGGCGGTCCCCTGGTGACGGTGCGACCGAGCGTCAGCCACCAGGAAGCAGAACCCTCGCAGTCGGAAGAGAAGATCGAGATGGAGACGCGCTCAGTTTAAACGAAACACTTGACAGCAGACCAAGAAACATTCatgggaataataataataataataataataaaaacagaaggtTTTCTATTTTGCACTTTTATTTCTAATGCATCCAATCAAAGGACCTCATCTTTACTGCTATGTGACGGCCTTTCGACAGCGGGATTTTACATGTCTTTAAAGGCTTGCCGTGttgtaaaaaatatgtataaagcGCTGTTAGATTTCTATTGCCACTGTATATTTCACATGTtgggatttcattttttttttttttttttttttcagaaacgaGCATTTAAATCTCCTGTATGCGCAGCTAAAACTTCCTCTGAATGCCATATTTCTTTTTCCATGTCTTGACCAAACGAGCACATAATGTACGTCCATGTGTCGCTAATATCGATGAATCACATTACACTTTGCTGTAAATATATCACACGTTTATTCCTCTTGCAAGAGAAGGGCAAGGAACGAAGAAAATGTGATCAAATCAAAAGGCTATGAAGGGACTAAATTGCTGAGTAGTCTCAGGAatgacttttgtttttgcactgtTCTGTGTACATGCAAATTCGGGCATGCACAATGCGGATGTCTAGTTTGTATTTGAATGTAACAGTACTGATAGTATGTTGGTCGGAATTCAGCACTTGATTATTATTTatcactaaaaaaaagaaaaaaagaagaaaaagtttgATTCAATGTGTCAAtcgattgtttttcttttgtggaaaAATAGCTGGCAGGCAGACTAATAAACGCATGCTTAACACTCGAGCACAGATGAACTCAATAGTCACAATAGAGATTGCATGTAGACGCATAAAACGTGCATTTTTAGGCCAGGTGTATCTTCACAGAACTGTACAGCTATAAAGCATCTTGTAAGAAACGAGAACCATCAGCTATCTGATTAATTAAAGGCATTATTTTTGTGTACGGgcatgattttttttgctttaaagtgCTGGCTGATAGGGTTACCTGAATGCTGTATTCCAAGTTTATGCATTCGACTAAGATTTATcctttatatttattatattttgctGGCTGACACTATTAAAACTTGATGTAAACACGCTGAAGCACTGTGCATATTTGATGTCACGCTCCGAGTGTAGAGAATGAGGGGTGGGAAAGTGCGAAATGTGTCATAAACGTGTCTATAAACAGCCCCGCAACTTGGCATTAAGACGATGGGCAGAATCGCAGcggcaggggaaaaaaaaaaaaaaaaaaaaatctccaggaCGGTGTTGCTTTTTTAACGAGAGCGGCTGAGTCGGCTCAGCCAGGCTCACACACACCCCAGACTAGTTGGCTGGGCTGAAAACATGGCTGCGACCGAAGCAAATTTAAGGAAGTGAGGTATGTGTAAATCTTCGGCTTTCCAAAGCCTCCGATTAGCGGACCTACAGCGGGACGCTTGTATCGGGAGGGCAAATGTCAGAACTTGGAATTCGGTCGCACACCGCGGACACGCGTGGCCTTAATTGGTGGCTGCACGTTAAATACATCGGCAAAGTTGTGCGCGGAACAATCGGCTAGCTGCGGCTAGCCTTAGCTTGCTAGCCGTGCTACTTGAGCCTGGACGCAGCGGCTGaattcccaaaaaaaaacgcattttTAGTTGGAGTTATCTTAACCCGAACGCGTGCGTCTCGGTTTGGCAAATGCCCGAACCGGGTGCCGCTAACGTTATGAGGTAAGCGGCAACCGAAACCGACCCTTCACTCGTAGTACCCgaagctaaagctaaagctAACCGTTAGCCAACTTGGCTAACTAGTCGATCACAACAGCAGAGCAGATTCTGCTGTGTTTGTCCGCCGGCTGACACGGAGGAGAGGGCGTAACTTTATTTCTCGTTTATCTGGTGCAACATTTTTACACGTCGGGGGTAAAATATGTGCCGTGGAAGTCGCCCGGTAAGTAAGTTTGCTGCGCGTTAGCCCCGGCTAAAGCgacatgctacattgaagtgtGCCTTCCTTGGAAGTTGGACTGGTGCTAACGTTTCAGGGGGACAGGTCGTCTGGTTTTGCTTTAATGTCaggctgttttttcttttctttttcatttttgttttttaaaatctccGGACTTTTCACCTGCTGCAGACTCCCGTTTAACGGACCGCACGTGTTTTGCGGCAACGCCGTCTAGTTTTTCTGGGTTTAGCAGCAGCCGCACGGCTCCCAACTTTTATCGGCATCTGATTAGCTGGGATGTTGGGGGATTGAGCGATTCTCATCGGTACGTATGGCAGCTCCATTTCGCGGATATCTCGTTGCCAGCAGGCCCTTtttctcccctcctcctcccaagTGTTGTGAAGTTCAGGTCCGCAACAGAGACGCGCATTTAGCCGAAGAAATGTCCCGAGAACAAAACTCGCAGGGGCTTTCCGTCATTGCTTGGAAACCTTTTGTGGTGTTAGAAATGCTTGGCGCTTCGATGAGAACTGCGTTTATttctccaaaaaataaaaacctgctaTATCTTTAACCCAATGGGTCACATTGATAATGGACTCAAATCAACACGTGTTGACATGACTGACAGCCAAACAAGCTTCATTATAGAGAAACAGGAAGTGTGTTTATTACAAGCGCACGTGTCCTGGCTAACAGGGTAACAATTTAGTTTTGCTTTGACACTTTAAATTTTTGGGGTAAAGTGAATAATTTATGAGCCTGTTAGCATATTTTGTTATATATCCacgtgttgtttttattctgtaacaCCCCCCACCACCCTAACccccaaccaccaccaccataataAATGATGACCTGAGTGGGCCAATAAGGGCATAGGCTCCTTTTAAAAGCCATTTAGTCTATCCAGAACAAATCCccttaatttaattacaaaacaaatgttgaCCTTTTTAACAAAACGGATAATCGATttaagaatttaatttaaacttatgaaaaaaaataaatggggaGGAAATATGCTACCATTTTCTTTAACTTGTTGTAATATTGGATCTGTTCTGGTTTTGGAATATAAAGTGTCTTTATAGACTTTCATCAGGCATATTATTATGACCACCTACCTACTTAATAGTGTGTTGCCCCCACTTGTCAAGGTTTGGACTCTGCTAGAGCCCTGACGATGATGCGCTCTGGTATCTGGCATCACAATGTTGGCGGAAGATCCTTTAAGTCCTATGAATTGCGTGCTAGAGCCTCCATGGATCAGCCTTCTTTGTACAAAACCTCACAGAAATGCTCGGTTTAAATTGAGATCTTGGGAATTTGGTGACCTGCTCAGGTcagcacttatttatttttgttgtcgTGCTCCTCAAACCTTTCCTGGGCcgttgtttttattgctttgtggTGAGCTGCAAACTTAGGTCAAGTGACTTAAACctgtaatttccctttggggttaatatttttattttttttttaaagtgagtaGATAATCCTGATTAAAGACGCTGGGAATACAGCTGTTTCCCCAGCAGAACGTTGCCCAAAGCATCACACTTGTCTTGTTCCCATAGTGCAAACTGTTGCAATGTCGTCCCCATGCTCACCTTGACTGGTTTGCAGCTATGCAACAAATTGTGAAGCACTATAcaaaatgactttttaattttttattgttattagaATAAGATTTAACTTCTTTAGCAAATTGAACTACAAGCAGCCTCCGCTCCCCGCATGCTGTAGGTTTGGAAATGCTCTGATCCGCTGTCTAGCCAATCAAGAATCAGCCTTTGTCAGTGTTGCTCAGATCCTTGCACTTATTTTCATCTTAAAAGGTGACAGCTTTCAAAAATGCAATGATTACTGACTTTGAATCTAACCCACTAATATATTCCATGATATAAAAAAGCTAATTAGTCTATATTACCTCAGCTTGTCAGTGTTCATAGGGTTAGGGTCGTGCAGCAAATAGTGGAGTGTTTTTAGGTAAGTTTTCCCTGCGTCCTGCAGCTTAGAaggtctgggttttttttttgttttttttttagcctgggATTGTTTCTCTGAAAGACTCATCAGTCCCCAACGTCTGCAGCAACACTGTGGCCTGTAAAAAATGCGAGCCACTTGCACTCCTGATTTCTTTTACGACTTTCCGGCCATTACACCTCTGTAAGGCATGCCTGACATAAGATTGCAGCAGAGCTCTGGTCAGGCAGCCAGATTTACGACGCAGTGACGACTTGCTTGGGACAGACTTGTGCCACATTTGACAACTCTTTTTGCCATCAAAGAAATGCATTCAGCGTCAATTTAAGTCAGCGACAATGTTAATTATCAAGACCAAGATGCTGGAGCAAATGCTTTATGTAGTTGCTCGATTTAACTTGAATGATTTCCACGATTTGATCcgtttttctccctttttgccGCTTGTCAAATGAGGGGACTTAATTGGTTTCGAGTCTAAGGGCGAAGCTTTCTGTCTGGCTTCCTTTTTATGCATGGGCGAATCACATTAGCTTTGTCAGCTGGACAAAGTAATATGTACATATGGTGATTCTAGTTGCCGGTCACTTGTTTAAGCTACTTGTAGGAGTAGTATCCAATGCATTAGTAGCCAGTGCAGCACTGGATTTGTTGCTGTTGTGCTGGCGTGCTGTAGAAGGAAAAATGTCGCTCATGTGTAGACAGAAAGAGGATTTAAATGTACTAGTTTTGACAGAGCTTGGCCTGCAGATTGATAGCTTGGGATGTAATGTAAATGAGCACCATAGCTGAGATGCCAGTCAATCTTCTGAGTTATTTCTCTGTGGACTGAAAGAATGCCTGCATCACCTCCTAGAAGGACGCACACAGCGAGATAATCTCTTAGTAAAAGTCACCTCAATACGACCTTTACCgagtaatgtttttgttatatttgttaGCTGGAGCACAATATAGAGCGGGTTTCATTGCCAccgtcctgtgtgtctctggcTGTGAATCATCtggcaaaacaatttttttttttttgttttatatctgAAAACCTCTTTCTAATTAATGACCCATTTACATGCACACAGCTATCTTGATTACTGATTACATCATGCATAATAATGCAGGGCACGTCCTTTCTATTTGTGTCCGTGTTTCAGACCTGGTTTAGATGACTACTTTAAAGCCTCTCAAATGTAaggtcttttctttttttttcctttttctaaatCTACCATGTTGTCTTTCACAACTATTGTTTTCCCCCCAATCTCCCTTTTGACCTTTTTTATGTACTAAAGTTGATATCTGGTTATCTGAATTGATGAAAAGCTGGGCTCTGTGTTatttgaaaaacacaaagaaattcaCCGCTATTCTTGGAAGCATTTACATGTTCATTTTAATCCTGTTCACATTGTAAAGCAGTTTCTTGGCTTTCACGCCAGTATATTGTTCCCAGCAGGATGTTGCAGCAAGACTGGGAGCGACTGTTCAAGGGCTCTGCTTTTACTTGGATTGTGTCAGGATGTCCATTGTCgtgcttttctttttgaacataacattttcttaaagcatttaatttattttaatttttttctggagGCACTGAAAGGTTAAGCAAATATTGTAGCTGTGTGCAGAGATCAACAGCCTTCAGGCTGTAATGACCAACCGAAGTCTGCAGTGATATCTCATCTGAGTTTGAAGGAATCATAGCGGCTTTTCTGACGGATATATCAGTCTACTCGGAAACCACATCTATATTACACAAGATAAGCAGTAATCTCAGCATGGTGGCTGGGAATGAATATTACTTTGTTGTGACAATGTTGGTTTATCCCTGAAAGATCTGAAGGAGGcaaccaatgaagggaagcttcTAGGCAGGTTGGTTGccaagtaccgtatttttcagactacaAGGTGCTTCGGAATATAACTCAGGGTTGGCCAAactatggggggaaaaaagagtgATTTATATACGAAAAATATGGTACTAATCTACTGAGGAAACCTCGATGACAAGATTAGAGCTTCAGGATATTAGGAAAACAGGCCAAAGGTGTCAGTCTTCAGCCATGTTGTCAACAATATGACTTGTGATAAATAAAATAGGCAAATTTATTAATCTCTTTTTGCTTTGGCTTCATAACAAACATTACGCTGAGATATTGAGTAGTCTACCCTGCTACTTTAAACCAAATATTTCCATATCAAAATCAAGATGTCAAATGCTGTTTTGTAATAACTTGGTTGaagtttccttaataattttATCAacttctaaaacattttaaaatgtgttaaaatagcTACTTAAAGAAGCATCAGTAGTTGCcctcaaaatatgtttttgtcaaaataaaagcacgttATGAATGTGCTTAGATTTTCTATTTATCAATGTGGGCATCGGAAGGCTTGGTTGTCGGAGACCATTAAACACCTGGGTCTGAACTaaatttttttaggttttcaccTCAGGGTAATGAAATGCACACCAGTATTATTACAACTTTTAGATTACCACTATTGTGAAGCAAATCCTTATTTCCTAATCATTAGCAGCTAATGGTTACCCAGTCATGTAATTGTTAGTTTGCCTTTGGCTGGACGATATGCTCAAAAATTATattgcaatatattttttaatttcgtAAATCCAATATAAGTACAAGATCAgtatgaataaaatataatgcAATTGTATATTGGTATTGTATTCATTGATATTCAGTTAATATTGAATTATTGCCCAACACTAGTTTGTCTTGTCTAtcactttgtaaataaatgtctgCCTTTACCAAGCAAACGTGCATCATAACAAAGTATATGCTGTTCTGTGAGGCCAACGCTCCAGAGGAGAGTACGATTGTAGTGTTACACCATCAGTAGACCCTAGTTTTGACAATAATGTATTGGTTTATTGTCTTTCAGATGCCCACATTCTGCTGCAGAGGAGAGTGCACCAGGATGAGGAGACTGTAGGCACCCGCCGTAGCATGGCCGCGTCCCGTTCTTCGCGTGTCACAAGGTCATCAGTGGGGCTCAATGGATTGGATGAAAAGTTTTGTGGTCGAACCCTCAGAAACCGCAGCATCGCTCAGCCAGAGGAGTCCTCAGCATCTCCACAACCTAGGGCACGCTCCCCCAAAAAGAAGCAGGACGGCAGGCAGGAGTCAAAGCAGGATACCAATAAGGATACCAGGCAGGAGTCAAAGCAGGATACCAATAAGGATACAAGGCAGGATACCAATAAGGATACCAGGCAGGAGTCAAAGCAGGATACCAATAAGGATACCAGGCAGAATACCAATAAGGATACCAGGCAGGAGTCAAGGCAGGATACCAATAAGGATACCAGGCAGGATGCCAAGAAAGAGTCAAAGCGGGATATCAATAAGGACTCAAAGCAAGAGTCAAAGCCGGAATCTAGCAAGGACTCAAAGCAAGAGTCAAGGCCGGAATCTAGCAAGGACTCAAAGCAAGAGTCAAAGCCGGAATCTAGCAAGGACTCAAAGCAAGAGTCAAGGCCGGAATCTAGCAAGGACTCAAAGCAAGAGTCAAGGCCGGAATCTGGCAAGGACTCAAAGCAAGAGTCAAGGCCGGAATCTAGCAAGGACTCAAAGCAAGAGTCAAGGCCGGAATCTAGCAAGGACTCAAAGCAAGAGTCAAGGCCGGATTCTAGCAAGGACTCAAAGCAAGAGTCAAAGCCGGATTCTAGCAAGGACTCAAGGCAAGAGTCAAAGCCGGATTCTAGCAAGGACTCAAAGCAAGAGTCAAAGCCGGAATCTAGCAAGGACTCAAAGCAAGAGTCAAAGCCGGATATCATCAGTAAGGACCCCAAACATGAGTCAAATCAGTATATCAACAAGATTTTTAGGCAAGTGTCAAAGCAGGATACCAATAAAGACTCAACGCAGGAGTCAAAGCAGGATACCAGTAAAGATGCAAATGTTTTGTCGAGGCAGGACGCCATCAAGGAGTCGAGACGGGAGTCAAATGACAATAACCAAGACACCAAGCAGGACACTGGGGAGGAATTTAATCAGGATTTGGAGCTGGAGTCAAAGCATGCTGCTAACCAAGATACAAAATTACAAGATAGTCAGCAACTGGACGTTTTGCAGAGAAACATAGCTGACTCCAGTGTTCCTGCGAGCGATGCTGATCATTCGACCGTCTCTAGGAAGCGGGGTCTGTCCTGTTTGGACAAAGACCCGAACCAAGATGAGTCCGAGAACTGTGACACGGGGAAGGAGTGGCGGGATGGCTTTCCTCAAATCAAAAGGGCCAAGCAGCGCTCTCTCTCTGGAGAGTTCTTGGGACATGAAGAGGACCAAAGGTTTCTGAACCCCCAAAGTCAAGTTTCTTTCTCGGAGCCTTGTACGGACATTATTTGTGAAGACCTAGCCAGCTGCAACTCTTGTAATTCCCCCCCTGCCTCGTCTAACCTCAGTGAGCAGGAGGGTGGGCTAACTGGGCGACCGGCGAAGGAAGATCATTGCGTGGATTGCGACGGGACAGTATTGTCACAGAATTTTCCCTCTAACGGACTCGGAGAAGTCGACGCAGAGGAAACTAGCACAGTCGCCGACCATCCCAGTGCGCCGCCCACCTCCGCCACCAGCTTGCCACCTCTGCTCAACGGCAGCCAGGTGGAAGCTCCCTCATCGCCCAGCCCCTCTGTGCCTTTTAGAAACTCTGTACCTGGGCAAGTGGAGATCTCCGGCTCAGGAGAATCACCAGCCTCGTCTGCACTAACATTCACGGGTGCTGAAGAACGTCCTGCTCCCGGGTCGGCGGCCAAAGagcaggaggtggaggagctggAAGTGGACGTGGTGGGCGACCCGTTGTGTCTAGCTCGCGAGGAGCAGGTGACCGTGAGCGAAGGCGAGACCAACGGCCGGCCGCCGTCACCGGTGCCACAACCCGCTGCCTCCACCTCGCCCTCTGTTGCAAACGTGAACTGCAGTTCAGTCAACAACGGCAACTCAGGAGAAACTACGCCCACCCTCACAACGCCCCCGTCCCCCACGGAGTGTAACCCCTCCATGTCCAGCATGCCCCCTTCTTTCACGGAGCTCTACGAACACAGATACACCCTGCGGACTTCGCCTAGGAGGGTTGTGTCTGGAGGGGAAGAATGTCCCTCCAAACCCAGCTCTCCTTTGACGGACAACGGTCCCTTTAGGGAAGAAGGGGAGGTGGAGGACGACTGTCCAGTGTTGGAGGAACCTTCCTGCTCGGACTCGGGCGGCCCCTCCGCCGACGAGCCAGGTTCCCTGAATCCTGCTTACAGAGTAGCTGATAAAGACAGCGGCTTTGCGGAGGACAAAGATGTAGAGAACGGCAAGGAGCTAGCGCGGCGCCAGGCTGTtgaagacgaggaggaggaggaggaagaggaggagccaGACGTGTATTACTTTGAGTCAGACCACCTGGCTCTTAAACACAACAAAGAGTATGTGAGAGCTCTCCAGGGATATTTGCCGACGTATTGCGGATGTAGCTGTCACACGTGTTGGTTGTAGTATTTTTAGAGCTTGTTTGGCCttactgcatttaaaaaatttaatattgaAGAAATGGTAAACGTGGTAAATGTACATAAAACAAAGCATGTGCTgctagtttgttttttgtgtgtagtTAATAGGACTGCACTGGATCaggaaaatctgaaatcaagATATAATTGTCGAATACTGTGACGAATATCTTATTTACGATTTACCTACATTTTCTTCTGCACTCCCGATTTCTTTTTGATCGTCAGCTAATGCCACTTGTTCGTTAAGCTCTATATTACTCGTGTGCACAAAGCTCAGGGAACACTGCAAAGATGGTACAAACCTCAACGTGTCACGAGCTACGTTTCAAtccaattgatttttttgagcGAACTTTTAAACAAagcgtaatttttttttttttttatcagatgttGATGTTATGGATGGCTAAACAGGAAATGGAGGTTGCcaactagcatggaccacatATCTAAGAAACGTGGAGAGAGGTTTTCGGGATTGTTTTCGTATAATTGTTCTGCCATGTCAACTCCTATTGACGGTGTAACACGTGGTCCGGAGACGTAGAGAAAGAAACGCAGTTCTTTGCACGTCATAGAtggctgatcagtcatgtgaggtaaaagTTCACCAAGTCAGAACTTATTTGACAAAATATGTTCCAATCCCGTGTCTGgcattaactttttatttttatttttgataaagccaaaaaaaacaaattaagcaAGTGTTAAAACCTTGCAAAATCGAGGAAGTTACAGTATTTTCCGCACTATAGGGTGCACTGGATTATATGGCACATTAGACGAAACGATGCAGTCAGATAAATCAGTCAAACTTTATTAAACGCGTTCACAATAACTCAACATTGTTCAAACGTTAATGAGCATGTTCACAACCTTGTTCAGTTGTAACATGTAAAACACACACTATGATACGGCTAAGTCAGTTGTTAGCATATTAACAATAACTCTCAAAATTGTTCAGtttataacatgtaaaataaaacacgaTACACTCACTTTTTCAGCTCATTCCTCGTCTACAAATCCCTCAAATCCTTCATTTTCAGTGTCTGAGTTTAACAGCTGGGCGATTACGGCACTCGGCGATGCGCCTGACTACGATAGCCATAATGCTGCAAGGGATGCAGCTTTGTAGTTCTCCAAAGTCAcactaaaacattttgacagaGCGGCGTGTACCACACAAAATCGCTTCaaggtcagtaagcacaaccaGGATTAatctagggctgaacaattaatcgcattttcaatataatcgtgatttaaaataacgcaatttccaaatcgcagaggtctgcaatttttggctatgtaacaattagggaattagacacgttcattaggtgttggtaaaatgtttaaagtgggtttgcctccacatggaaggaaagacagttgcagcagtgagataatctaattttattacatgttttagagtttgtataatcatacaaagcattaagtacagatcaatcagtttaatacatagacttgcttgttggttgcactttatgttcaacaaggattgatgtccaattaaattaaaagctgttctcttgaataatattctgatcaatagaaacattaaaagttcatatttaaaatggtccttgtttacaaaaatctttatttagaggccatttttgttgcttgtggttaatgcggagaaaagtcaaaactgcaattttggttgaaatatattgtaggcagaacgcaatcatttctgctccgagtttagacgCTGTGGGTCTtatagcaactaatccacaaggcgaggaaacaaattgatttgttgtttgtatatattttaaaacacgtgataaattaaactggaaataaatcgtattaaatcgcaatattaagaaaaaaaattgcaattagattattttacaaaatcgttcagccctagatTAATCCATATATAAGGCGCTCCGGATTATAAAGCACAGTCGTTTTTTGGAGAAAATTAGccttttaagtgtgccttatagtccagcAAATCCGGTATTTcgaattttgctgttttttttgtgcgaTACTTCAAAATATCCATAAAAATTTTGTTCGAAACACTGCTATTGTGAGAGTTCACTGTGAAAGTAACTCCTTTTTACATTGGATGGGGGATCCCAACCCGTACAGGTTATTGTTGCTTCAGACAG
This genomic window from Fundulus heteroclitus isolate FHET01 chromosome 6, MU-UCD_Fhet_4.1, whole genome shotgun sequence contains:
- the zzz3 gene encoding ZZ-type zinc finger-containing protein 3 isoform X1, translating into MAASRSSRVTRSSVGLNGLDEKFCGRTLRNRSIAQPEESSASPQPRARSPKKKQDGRQESKQDTNKDTRQESKQDAKKESKRDINKDSKQESKPESSKDSKQESRPESSKDSKQESRPDSSKDSKQESKPDSSKDSRQESKPDSSKDSKQESKPESSKDSKQESKPDIISKDPKHESNQYINKIFRQVSKQDTNKDSTQESKQDTSKDANVLSRQDAIKESRRESNDNNQDTKQDTGEEFNQDLELESKHAANQDTKLQDSQQLDVLQRNIADSSVPASDADHSTVSRKRGLSCLDKDPNQDESENCDTGKEWRDGFPQIKRAKQRSLSGEFLGHEEDQRFLNPQSQVSFSEPCTDIICEDLASCNSCNSPPASSNLSEQEGGLTGRPAKEDHCVDCDGTVLSQNFPSNGLGEVDAEETSTVADHPSAPPTSATSLPPLLNGSQVEAPSSPSPSVPFRNSVPGQVEISGSGESPASSALTFTGAEERPAPGSAAKEQEVEELEVDVVGDPLCLAREEQVTVSEGETNGRPPSPVPQPAASTSPSVANVNCSSVNNGNSGETTPTLTTPPSPTECNPSMSSMPPSFTELYEHRYTLRTSPRRVVSGGEECPSKPSSPLTDNGPFREEGEVEDDCPVLEEPSCSDSGGPSADEPGSLNPAYRVADKDSGFAEDKDVENGKELARRQAVEDEEEEEEEEEPDVYYFESDHLALKHNKDYQRLLQTIVVLEAQRAQAILDLETLARRQREALADPISFVEQLQKQGSLGLPCPQRVVQLPDIAWEQYTSGLGEFEREFCDKKRKTRQLNLIFDKGLPLRPKSPVEPKKEGEPSTVYSSLPTSDAPENGRQTQMIRGRICHPNKPDTFNQLWTVEEQKKLEQLLLKFPPEEVESKRWQKIADELGNRTAKQVASRVQKYFIKLTKAGIPVPGRTPNLCMYTKKASSKRQHHLNKHLYRPSTFLTSYEPPVFMDDDDERSAYYNSVQDPSADDSDEEGVPAELRSLPEYKELLQLKRLKKQKLQEIREDNAGVQHMGFKCDVCGMEPIQGVRWHCQDCPPENSVDFCSNCSDCLLKTETHKPTHHLEPVYRSETFLDRDYCLPQSAGYNYLDPNYFPANR
- the zzz3 gene encoding ZZ-type zinc finger-containing protein 3 isoform X4 codes for the protein MAASRSSRVTRSSVGLNGLDEKFCGRTLRNRSIAQPEESSASPQPRARSPKKKQDGRQESKQDTNKDTRQESKQDAKKESKRDINKDSKQESKPESSKDSKQESRPESSKDSKQESKPESSKDSKQESRPESSKDSKQESRPESGKDSKQESRPESSKDSKQESRPESSKDSKQESRPDSSKDSKQESKPDSSKDSRQESKPDSSKDSKQESKPESSKDSKQESKPDIISKDPKHESNQYINKIFRQVSKQDTNKDSTQESKQDTSKDANVLSRQDAIKESRRESNDNNQDTKQDTGEEFNQDLELESKHAANQDTKLQDSQQLDVLQRNIADSSVPASDADHSTVSRKRGLSCLDKDPNQDESENCDTGKEWRDGFPQIKRAKQRSLSGEFLGHEEDQRFLNPQSQVSFSEPCTDIICEDLASCNSCNSPPASSNLSEQEGGLTGRPAKEDHCVDCDGTVLSQNFPSNGLGEVDAEETSTVADHPSAPPTSATSLPPLLNGSQVEAPSSPSPSVPFRNSVPGQVEISGSGESPASSALTFTGAEERPAPGSAAKEQEVEELEVDVVGDPLCLAREEQVTVSEGETNGRPPSPVPQPAASTSPSVANVNCSSVNNGNSGETTPTLTTPPSPTECNPSMSSMPPSFTELYEHRYTLRTSPRRVVSGGEECPSKPSSPLTDNGPFREEGEVEDDCPVLEEPSCSDSGGPSADEPGSLNPAYRVADKDSGFAEDKDVENGKELARRQAVEDEEEEEEEEEPDVYYFESDHLALKHNKDYQRLLQTIVVLEAQRAQAILDLETLARRQREALADPISFVEQLQKQGSLGLPCPQRVVQLPDIAWEQYTSGLGEFEREFCDKKRKTRQLNLIFDKGLPLRPKSPVEPKKEGEPSTVYSSLPTSDAPENGRQTQMIRGRICHPNKPDTFNQLWTVEEQKKLEQLLLKFPPEEVESKRWQKIADELGNRTAKQVASRVQKYFIKLTKAGIPVPGRTPNLCMYTKKASSKRQHHLNKHLYRPSTFLTSYEPPVFMDDDDERSAYYNSVQDPSADDSDEEGVPAELRSLPEYKELLQLKRLKKQKLQEIREDNAGVQHMGFKCDVCGMEPIQGVRWHCQDCPPENSVDFCSNCSDCLLKTETHKPTHHLEPVYRSETFLDRDYCLPQSAGYNYLDPNYFPANR